A single region of the Idiomarinaceae bacterium HL-53 genome encodes:
- a CDS encoding multiple antibiotic resistance protein, with the protein MDIWTASITLLLIMNPLGNLPIFISVLRHIEPNRRKVVLARELIFALIFMLIFLWAGTSLLSSLGLRQESVSIAGGIILFIIALRMIFPQPGGVLGLPAGDEPFIVPLAVPLISGPSLLASLLLLANQSPERMLDWTIAASVAWFISATVLMFSSVFLRALGQRGLNAIERLMGMILIMIAVQMFLDGIMTYVSQGAG; encoded by the coding sequence ATGGATATATGGACAGCTTCCATTACGCTGTTGCTCATCATGAACCCGCTCGGTAATTTACCGATTTTCATCTCGGTATTACGTCATATTGAGCCAAATCGTCGCAAAGTTGTTTTGGCGCGTGAGCTAATTTTCGCATTGATTTTCATGCTCATTTTCCTCTGGGCAGGTACAAGCTTGCTGTCTAGCTTAGGGCTGCGCCAAGAGAGTGTGAGTATTGCAGGCGGTATCATTCTCTTTATTATCGCCTTGCGTATGATCTTCCCACAGCCGGGTGGTGTGCTTGGTTTACCCGCAGGAGACGAGCCGTTTATTGTGCCGCTTGCTGTCCCCTTAATTTCAGGGCCTTCTCTTCTTGCTTCATTGCTACTGTTAGCGAACCAGTCTCCAGAGCGCATGCTTGATTGGACCATTGCTGCGAGTGTGGCGTGGTTTATTTCAGCCACGGTGCTTATGTTTAGTAGTGTGTTCTTACGTGCTCTTGGGCAGCGTGGCTTGAACGCAATAGAGCGCTTAATGGGTATGATTCTGATTATGATTGCGGTGCAAATGTTCCTTGACGGTATTATGACTTATGTTAGCCAAGGAGCAGGATAG